One genomic region from Bacillus aquiflavi encodes:
- a CDS encoding DUF3870 domain-containing protein, translating to MNTVFIAGHAKLPAGMAAKSIFETLTITAEIDKKYGVIIDATCTLATDHGKDFISRLLKGYSLLDGIDEPLAELKKSYLGKAYNALASALKDLHKQYQLIKK from the coding sequence TTGAACACAGTTTTTATCGCTGGTCATGCAAAGCTGCCTGCAGGTATGGCTGCGAAAAGTATTTTTGAAACATTGACGATTACAGCAGAAATTGATAAAAAGTATGGAGTGATTATTGACGCTACTTGTACTTTAGCGACAGATCATGGGAAAGATTTCATCTCCAGATTGTTAAAGGGGTATAGTTTACTGGATGGCATTGATGAACCATTAGCAGAGCTTAAAAAGTCCTATCTTGGAAAAGCATATAATGCCCTCGCATCAGCATTAAAAGATTTACATAAACAATATCAACTTATTAAAAAATAA
- a CDS encoding aminotransferase family protein: MIGQQANVKKLIELDKKHFIHPTSSLKQQQENGPAVIFREGQGAVLTDINGKTYLDGMASLFNVNVGYGRVELAEAAKEQMAQLVYSSCFATYSNEPAIELAAKLAEMTPGNLNAVFFTSGGSESNDTAYKLVRHYWQLKGYPNKNKIISRKKAYHGVTVGSTSATGIPVFRSMTTALAPQFFHAETFSPESVQAMIEREGADTIAAFIAEPVQGASGVNIAPDGYFQEIRRICDEYNILFIADEVITGFGRTGKMFGCEHWGVTPDVMLLAKGITSGYFPLGAVVVTDKIHQDLIDLSEGVFPHGFTYSGHATGCTVALKNLEIIERENIVANSQRMGEELLKGLKALQLEFDIVGEVRALGLIGALEFVKDKLTNERFSTPLAPLVKEEAMNRGLILRDVAFPGDDTVIFAPPLIINKYEVEQMIAILRQSIIEVGRQLV, from the coding sequence ATGATTGGACAACAAGCTAATGTGAAAAAATTAATTGAATTAGATAAGAAGCATTTTATTCATCCAACATCTTCATTAAAACAACAGCAAGAAAATGGTCCTGCAGTTATTTTTAGAGAAGGTCAAGGCGCCGTTTTAACAGATATTAACGGAAAGACATACTTAGATGGAATGGCATCACTTTTCAATGTAAACGTTGGTTATGGAAGGGTGGAGCTTGCGGAAGCAGCAAAAGAACAGATGGCACAATTGGTATATTCGTCCTGTTTTGCAACGTATAGTAATGAACCAGCAATAGAATTGGCCGCAAAACTTGCCGAGATGACACCTGGAAACTTAAATGCTGTATTTTTTACATCTGGAGGATCTGAATCGAATGATACAGCGTATAAACTTGTAAGGCATTATTGGCAACTGAAAGGTTACCCGAATAAAAATAAGATTATTTCACGGAAAAAAGCTTACCATGGTGTTACAGTTGGATCAACGAGTGCAACAGGGATTCCTGTGTTTCGCAGTATGACGACAGCGCTAGCTCCACAATTTTTCCATGCTGAAACATTCTCACCTGAATCTGTTCAAGCTATGATTGAAAGAGAAGGTGCAGATACGATCGCTGCATTTATTGCTGAACCTGTTCAAGGAGCTAGTGGTGTGAACATCGCACCTGACGGTTATTTTCAAGAAATTCGTCGAATATGTGATGAATACAATATTTTGTTTATCGCTGATGAAGTCATTACTGGGTTCGGCCGGACAGGAAAAATGTTTGGATGTGAACATTGGGGAGTTACTCCTGATGTTATGTTGTTGGCGAAAGGCATAACAAGCGGTTATTTTCCACTTGGAGCGGTTGTTGTTACAGATAAAATCCACCAAGATCTTATTGATCTTTCAGAAGGAGTTTTTCCGCACGGTTTCACGTATAGCGGCCATGCAACCGGCTGCACGGTAGCGTTAAAAAACCTCGAAATAATTGAACGGGAAAACATTGTCGCCAATTCACAAAGGATGGGCGAGGAATTATTAAAGGGATTAAAAGCGCTTCAATTAGAGTTTGATATCGTTGGAGAAGTCAGAGCTTTAGGACTTATTGGGGCATTAGAATTTGTGAAAGACAAACTAACAAATGAACGTTTTTCAACGCCACTTGCTCCACTTGTAAAAGAAGAAGCAATGAACCGCGGTTTAATTTTACGAGATGTTGCATTTCCAGGAGATGATACAGTTATTTTTGCACCTCCGCTTATTATTAACAAATATGAAGTTGAACAAATGATTGCTATCCTTCGTCAATCAATTATTGAGGTGGGAAGACAATTAGTTTAA